One stretch of Hymenobacter chitinivorans DSM 11115 DNA includes these proteins:
- a CDS encoding NAD-dependent epimerase/dehydratase family protein — protein MQRILITGNMGYVGPGVVRHLRRVFPKAELIGYDMGYFAHCLTGAQRLPESRLDRQLFGDVRHLPDSLLQEVDAVVHLAAISNDPMGQTYEDVTLEINYRAGIWLARRAKAAGVSSFVFASSCSMYGAGGEGAKTEQSELNPLTAYARSKVLSEQELAPLADESFRVTCLRFATACGWSDRLRLDLVVNDFVAGAVATGRISILSDGSPWRPLIHVQDMARAIEWAIGRPADVGGSFLAINAGSEEWNYQVRDLAAAIADIIPGTSVELNPSAPPDKRSYRVDFSLFRQLAPNHQPQRTLADTITELRDGLIRMGFRDPEFRSSHLMRLRVLTALRESGQLDEGLSWAAEKVAAPAKATEPAELALS, from the coding sequence ATGCAACGCATCCTCATAACTGGTAACATGGGCTACGTCGGGCCCGGCGTGGTGCGCCATCTGCGGCGCGTATTCCCCAAGGCCGAGCTCATCGGCTACGACATGGGCTACTTTGCCCACTGCCTCACCGGCGCCCAGCGTCTGCCCGAGTCGCGCCTCGACCGGCAGCTCTTCGGCGACGTGCGCCACCTGCCCGATTCGCTGCTGCAGGAAGTAGACGCGGTGGTGCACCTGGCCGCCATTTCCAACGACCCGATGGGCCAGACCTACGAGGACGTGACCCTGGAAATAAACTACCGGGCCGGTATCTGGCTGGCCCGCCGGGCCAAGGCCGCCGGCGTCTCGTCGTTCGTGTTTGCCAGCTCCTGCAGCATGTACGGGGCGGGCGGTGAAGGGGCCAAAACCGAGCAGTCGGAGCTGAACCCGCTGACGGCCTACGCCCGCAGTAAGGTGCTGAGTGAGCAGGAACTGGCCCCGCTGGCCGACGAGAGCTTCCGCGTGACCTGCCTGCGCTTTGCCACAGCCTGCGGCTGGAGCGACCGGCTGCGCCTGGACTTAGTGGTGAATGACTTCGTGGCCGGGGCCGTGGCCACGGGCCGCATCAGCATCCTGAGCGACGGCTCGCCCTGGCGACCCCTGATTCACGTGCAGGACATGGCCCGGGCCATTGAGTGGGCCATTGGCCGGCCCGCCGACGTGGGGGGCAGCTTTCTGGCCATCAATGCCGGCTCGGAGGAGTGGAACTACCAGGTGCGGGATTTGGCCGCGGCCATTGCCGACATTATTCCCGGCACCAGTGTGGAGCTCAACCCCAGCGCGCCGCCCGACAAACGCTCGTACCGGGTGGATTTTAGCTTGTTCCGGCAGCTGGCCCCCAATCACCAGCCCCAGCGCACCCTGGCCGACACCATCACCGAGCTGCGCGACGGGCTGATTCGGATGGGCTTCCGCGACCCAGAATTCCGCTCGTCGCACCTGATGCGGCTGCGCGTGCTCACGGCCCTGCGCGAGAGCGGGCAGCTGGACGAAGGCCTGAGTTGGGCCGCGGAGAAAGTTGCCGCGCCGGCCAAGGCCACGGAGCCCGCCGAACTGGCCTTGTCCTGA
- a CDS encoding WecB/TagA/CpsF family glycosyltransferase, producing the protein MLPKRQVLDSWISTGTPADFVTAILALGAARSSAYVCCANVHMVVEAQQHPDFRRILDEAAIVTPDGSPVAAAVGWFHKQPQSRIAGMDLLPALLSEAARRGQSVYFYGTTEEVLAAMVARARRELPDLKIAGTHSPPFRPLTPEEDAAEVAAINAADPDLLFVALGCPRQERWMAAHRGRIRSCMLGVGQAFPVYAGLEQRLPTWARRLWLEWAYRLYLEPKRLWKRYLKTNTRFVYLITQRALSYGLGRPPVVAESE; encoded by the coding sequence ATGTTGCCCAAGCGCCAAGTCCTGGATTCGTGGATTTCTACCGGTACGCCGGCTGACTTCGTAACGGCCATTCTGGCGTTGGGAGCGGCCCGGTCATCGGCCTACGTGTGCTGCGCCAACGTGCACATGGTGGTGGAAGCCCAGCAGCACCCCGATTTTCGCCGCATTCTGGACGAGGCCGCCATTGTCACGCCCGACGGCAGTCCGGTGGCCGCAGCCGTGGGCTGGTTTCACAAGCAGCCCCAATCCCGCATTGCGGGCATGGATTTGCTGCCGGCTTTGCTCAGTGAAGCGGCCCGCCGGGGGCAGTCGGTGTACTTCTACGGTACTACCGAGGAGGTGCTGGCCGCCATGGTGGCCCGGGCCCGGCGCGAGCTGCCCGACCTGAAAATTGCGGGTACCCATTCGCCGCCCTTCCGCCCGCTGACCCCCGAGGAAGATGCTGCCGAAGTAGCCGCCATCAACGCCGCCGACCCCGATTTGCTGTTCGTGGCCCTGGGTTGTCCGCGGCAGGAGCGCTGGATGGCTGCCCACCGCGGCCGAATTCGGAGCTGCATGCTGGGCGTGGGCCAGGCTTTTCCGGTGTATGCCGGCCTGGAGCAGCGCCTGCCCACCTGGGCCCGGCGGCTGTGGCTGGAGTGGGCTTATCGCCTGTATCTGGAGCCCAAGCGCCTGTGGAAGCGTTATTTGAAGACCAATACCCGGTTTGTTTACCTCATCACTCAGCGGGCTTTGTCTTACGGCCTGGGACGGCCTCCAGTAGTAGCCGAAAGCGAGTAA
- a CDS encoding exopolysaccharide biosynthesis polyprenyl glycosylphosphotransferase, with protein MERYRHYSDASRLVLPVVDVVLIFAAFRLASRMIWGTWHFTGYAPFCFVIFGLVWWLLSGQFANIYRVDKLITYPEKLLYLMRTFLLHAFIVLAVVLALELNWLSLRYIFAVYSFSVAGVVGARFLITFCYRAYHRHVARPHTRFVIVGAGESGQELYRFLASHDPVGNQFQGFFADEPVAEGLRPYVRGPLAELKNYCLRTTIDEIYFTLPLDQHELIEELSQFADDHFLSFRIVPDFRGTVRREVNVYFYDHMPILTIRHQPLGIRTNQVLKRVFDIGFSLAVILLAFPFIMPLLALLIKLDSPGPVFFKQMRPGKRNQLFPCFKLRTMRADHRQTELQATFGDPRITRVGKYLRKYNLDELPQFFNVLLGHMSVVGPRPNMVSQLEEYSKHIRTYQMRHAVTPGITGYAQVNGYRGETRAPQAMRKRVEYDLKYMETWTFGLDMKIIGKTVWNMIRGEKNAY; from the coding sequence ATGGAACGGTACCGACACTATTCCGACGCTTCGCGCCTAGTGCTACCCGTCGTGGACGTGGTCCTAATTTTTGCGGCCTTCCGCTTGGCGAGCCGCATGATTTGGGGGACCTGGCATTTTACGGGTTACGCGCCCTTTTGCTTCGTGATTTTCGGTTTGGTGTGGTGGCTGCTATCCGGGCAGTTTGCCAACATCTACCGGGTCGACAAGCTCATTACCTACCCCGAGAAGCTGCTCTACCTGATGCGCACTTTCCTGCTGCACGCCTTTATCGTGCTGGCTGTGGTGCTGGCCCTGGAGCTCAACTGGCTGTCGTTGCGCTACATTTTTGCGGTGTACAGCTTCTCGGTGGCCGGCGTCGTGGGGGCGCGGTTTCTCATCACGTTTTGCTACCGGGCCTACCACCGGCACGTGGCCCGGCCCCATACCCGCTTCGTGATTGTGGGCGCGGGAGAAAGTGGGCAGGAGCTGTACCGCTTCCTGGCTTCCCACGACCCGGTAGGTAACCAGTTTCAGGGCTTTTTTGCCGATGAGCCCGTGGCGGAAGGACTGCGCCCCTACGTGCGGGGCCCGCTGGCCGAGCTGAAAAACTACTGCCTGCGTACCACCATCGACGAAATCTACTTCACGCTGCCCCTCGACCAGCACGAGCTCATTGAGGAACTGTCGCAGTTTGCCGACGACCATTTTCTCTCGTTCCGCATTGTGCCCGACTTCCGTGGTACGGTGCGCCGGGAAGTCAATGTGTACTTCTACGACCATATGCCCATTCTCACCATCCGGCACCAGCCCCTGGGCATCCGGACCAACCAGGTGCTAAAGCGGGTGTTTGACATTGGTTTTTCCCTGGCCGTTATCCTGCTGGCCTTCCCCTTTATTATGCCGCTGCTAGCGTTGCTGATCAAGCTCGACTCGCCCGGGCCGGTGTTTTTCAAGCAGATGCGGCCCGGCAAGCGGAATCAGCTGTTTCCGTGCTTCAAGCTGCGCACCATGCGCGCCGACCACCGCCAAACCGAGTTGCAGGCTACCTTCGGCGACCCGCGCATAACCCGGGTGGGCAAGTACCTGCGCAAGTACAACCTGGACGAACTGCCGCAGTTTTTCAACGTGCTGCTGGGCCATATGTCGGTAGTGGGGCCCCGGCCCAACATGGTGTCGCAGCTGGAGGAATACTCCAAGCACATTCGCACCTACCAGATGCGCCACGCCGTGACGCCCGGCATCACCGGCTACGCCCAGGTAAACGGCTACCGCGGCGAAACCCGCGCCCCCCAGGCCATGCGCAAACGGGTGGAATACGACCTGAAGTACATGGAAACCTGGACCTTTGGCCTGGACATGAAAATCATCGGCAAAACGGTCTGGAACATGATTCGCGGCGAGAAAAACGCCTATTAG
- the preA gene encoding NAD-dependent dihydropyrimidine dehydrogenase subunit PreA: protein MPDLSINFAGIKSPNPFWLASAPPTNSGYQVMKAFDAGWGGAVWKTLGVPVVNVSSRYGGVNYRDKRLVGFNNIELISDRPLADNLREIEEVKKRFPNHAVIASLMVQSRQEWHDIVRDVTNAGSDGIELNFGCPHGMCERGMGSAVGQEPEVLQTIVEWVMEVAKIPVIVKLTPNISDITEPAMAARRGGADAISLINTIQSIVGVDLDLFAPYPIVDGKGSNGGYCGPAVKPIALNMVKNCAQHPEVQLPISGIGGIENWRDAVEHILLGASSVQVCTAAMHFGFGIIREMTSGLEQYMTEKGFHTIYDMVGKALPNVKHWEDLNLKYKVTADINEEKCIGCQLCYTACEDGAHQAIRLQEGSRTPEIIQENCVGCNLCSLVCPVEQCITMERRDDGTEHLTWKERTEAGTIPTEFNDERAGGRHHWVPEPAAALGKEKHKTLPGKARQYAAADAAALEATPAAGAE, encoded by the coding sequence ATGCCAGATCTGTCCATAAATTTTGCCGGTATCAAGTCGCCCAACCCGTTCTGGCTGGCTTCGGCGCCGCCCACCAACTCGGGCTACCAGGTGATGAAAGCCTTCGACGCGGGCTGGGGCGGGGCCGTGTGGAAAACCCTGGGCGTGCCCGTCGTCAACGTGTCGAGCCGCTACGGGGGCGTCAATTACCGGGACAAGCGCCTGGTCGGCTTCAACAACATTGAGCTGATTTCGGACCGCCCGCTCGCGGACAACCTGCGCGAAATCGAGGAAGTGAAAAAGCGCTTTCCGAATCACGCCGTCATTGCCTCCCTGATGGTGCAGAGCCGGCAGGAGTGGCACGACATCGTGCGCGACGTAACCAACGCCGGCTCCGACGGCATCGAGCTCAACTTCGGCTGCCCCCACGGTATGTGCGAGCGGGGCATGGGCTCGGCGGTAGGGCAGGAGCCCGAGGTACTCCAAACCATTGTGGAGTGGGTGATGGAAGTGGCCAAGATTCCGGTCATTGTCAAGCTCACGCCCAACATCAGTGACATTACCGAGCCCGCCATGGCCGCCCGCCGCGGGGGCGCCGATGCCATTTCGCTGATTAACACCATTCAAAGCATTGTGGGCGTGGACCTGGACCTGTTTGCGCCTTACCCAATCGTGGATGGCAAAGGCTCGAACGGCGGCTACTGCGGCCCGGCCGTGAAGCCCATTGCCCTGAATATGGTGAAAAACTGCGCCCAGCACCCCGAGGTGCAGCTGCCCATTTCCGGCATTGGTGGCATCGAGAACTGGCGCGACGCGGTGGAGCACATCCTGCTGGGTGCCAGCAGCGTGCAGGTATGCACGGCGGCCATGCACTTCGGCTTCGGCATCATCCGGGAAATGACCAGCGGCCTGGAGCAGTACATGACCGAAAAGGGCTTCCACACGATATACGACATGGTGGGCAAGGCCCTGCCCAACGTGAAGCACTGGGAAGACCTCAACCTTAAGTACAAGGTGACGGCCGATATCAACGAGGAAAAGTGCATCGGCTGCCAGCTGTGCTACACGGCCTGCGAAGATGGTGCCCACCAGGCCATTCGGCTGCAGGAAGGCAGCCGCACGCCGGAAATCATTCAGGAAAACTGCGTGGGCTGCAACCTGTGCTCCTTGGTGTGCCCCGTGGAGCAGTGCATCACAATGGAGCGCCGCGACGACGGCACCGAGCACCTGACCTGGAAGGAGCGCACCGAGGCTGGTACCATCCCCACGGAGTTTAATGATGAGCGGGCCGGGGGCCGGCACCACTGGGTGCCCGAGCCCGCCGCGGCTCTGGGCAAGGAAAAGCATAAAACCCTGCCCGGCAAGGCCCGGCAATACGCCGCTGCTGATGCTGCCGCCCTGGAAGCTACCCCCGCGGCCGGCGCCGAATAG
- the hydA gene encoding dihydropyrimidinase: MSLLVRNARVVTADSDSVCDILIEGETIVAIGRNLPVQADQIIDATGKIIVPGGIDPHVHLDMPFMGTFSSDTHETGTRAALHGGTTTVIDFVLQKQGHSLREALTEWQGRATGTAVGDYSFHMAVTDFNPNTKEEIKDMIAEGITSFKTFMAYKGALMIDDAQMVGLMQEVKQHGGLVTAHATNGDMIDTLIAQHRAAGKLTPLYHYLSQPEVTEAEASGRFADIANYTGVNSYIVHLTCEGALNQVRRATERNQRVFVETCIQYLVLDASLYEDEVNGAKVVMSPPLREKKDQATLWAGINQGLVQVVGTDHCPFMWEQKMMGKDDFSKIPNGHPAIEHRMELLFSEGVTTGKISLQKFVEVTSTNAAKIFGMFPRKGTISIGADADLVLFDPEKTHTISADTHHMNCDYSAYEGWELTGKIDTVILRGQVAVEGGETKVGRGYGQFIKRGKTAF, encoded by the coding sequence ATGTCTTTACTTGTACGAAATGCTCGGGTTGTTACCGCTGATTCCGACAGCGTGTGCGATATCCTGATTGAGGGCGAAACCATCGTCGCCATCGGCCGCAACCTGCCGGTGCAAGCCGACCAAATCATTGACGCCACGGGCAAGATTATCGTGCCCGGCGGCATCGACCCGCACGTGCACCTGGACATGCCGTTTATGGGCACCTTCAGCTCCGACACCCACGAAACCGGCACCCGCGCCGCCCTGCACGGCGGCACCACCACCGTCATTGATTTCGTGCTGCAGAAGCAGGGCCATAGCCTGCGCGAGGCCCTGACCGAGTGGCAAGGGCGGGCCACCGGCACGGCCGTCGGCGACTACTCGTTCCACATGGCCGTGACGGATTTCAACCCCAACACCAAGGAGGAAATCAAGGACATGATTGCCGAGGGCATTACCTCCTTCAAAACCTTCATGGCCTACAAGGGCGCCCTCATGATTGACGACGCCCAAATGGTGGGGCTGATGCAGGAAGTCAAGCAGCACGGCGGTTTGGTCACGGCCCACGCCACCAACGGCGACATGATTGACACCCTCATTGCCCAGCACCGGGCCGCGGGCAAACTCACGCCGCTCTACCATTACTTGTCGCAGCCCGAAGTAACCGAAGCCGAAGCCTCGGGCCGCTTCGCCGACATTGCCAACTATACCGGCGTGAATTCCTACATCGTGCACCTGACCTGCGAGGGCGCCTTGAACCAGGTGCGGCGGGCCACCGAGCGCAACCAGCGCGTTTTCGTGGAAACCTGCATTCAGTACCTGGTGCTCGACGCCTCGCTCTACGAGGACGAGGTGAACGGGGCCAAGGTGGTGATGTCGCCGCCGCTGCGCGAAAAGAAGGATCAGGCCACGCTCTGGGCCGGTATCAACCAGGGCCTGGTACAGGTGGTCGGCACCGACCATTGCCCCTTTATGTGGGAGCAGAAAATGATGGGCAAGGACGACTTCAGCAAAATCCCGAACGGCCACCCCGCCATTGAGCACCGCATGGAACTGCTGTTTTCGGAAGGGGTAACGACCGGTAAAATCAGCCTGCAGAAGTTTGTGGAAGTGACCAGTACCAACGCGGCCAAAATCTTCGGCATGTTTCCCCGCAAAGGCACCATCAGCATCGGCGCCGACGCCGATTTGGTGCTCTTCGATCCGGAGAAAACACACACCATTTCGGCCGACACCCACCACATGAACTGCGACTACTCGGCCTACGAAGGTTGGGAGCTGACCGGGAAAATCGACACCGTAATTCTGCGCGGCCAAGTGGCCGTGGAGGGCGGCGAAACCAAAGTCGGACGCGGCTACGGGCAGTTTATCAAACGCGGTAAAACGGCTTTTTAA
- a CDS encoding FAD-dependent oxidoreductase produces MAEYKTPTSEPEFHANFSQIKPRMNNSEALFESSRCLFCFDAPCIKACPSGIDIPQFIRQINTGNTTGAARTIYEANYFGNACGKVCPTEVLCEGACVYNLQDVKPIEIGRLQSFATREAIEQDKKLFGPGAPNGRKVAIIGAGPAGISAACELRSLGYEVDVFEAKSQPSGLTVYGVAPYKITNEEVLAEMAYLENQFGFRVQYNQPITSRRELEALEESYDAIFLGIGLGATNPLLLPGEERHNCVGAVEFIEQLRMRHHQTAVGRKVIVLGGGNTAMDAASESARMGAEDVILAYRRGKEEMGAYEFEYDLAKGVGVKGLFNVAPVEIVGNGKVEGVRFIRTATLNGQVQVVPGSEFVESCDMVIKATGQAKQTQLLSLIPGLQVDNKGRIVADERTGQTTNPKYFTSGDARNGGAEVVNASAEAKATARGIHAFLSC; encoded by the coding sequence ATGGCCGAGTACAAAACCCCTACTTCCGAGCCGGAATTTCACGCAAATTTCTCCCAGATCAAGCCCCGGATGAACAACTCCGAGGCGTTGTTTGAAAGCTCGCGCTGCTTGTTCTGCTTCGACGCCCCTTGCATCAAAGCCTGCCCCTCCGGCATCGACATTCCCCAATTCATCCGTCAAATCAATACCGGCAACACCACCGGCGCGGCCCGCACCATTTACGAGGCCAACTACTTCGGTAACGCCTGCGGCAAAGTGTGCCCCACCGAGGTGCTCTGCGAAGGCGCCTGCGTGTATAACCTGCAGGACGTGAAGCCCATCGAAATCGGGCGCCTGCAAAGCTTTGCCACGCGCGAGGCTATTGAGCAGGACAAAAAGCTTTTCGGGCCCGGTGCGCCCAACGGCCGCAAAGTGGCCATCATCGGTGCCGGGCCGGCCGGTATTTCGGCCGCCTGCGAGCTGCGCAGCCTGGGCTACGAAGTCGACGTGTTCGAGGCCAAGTCCCAGCCTTCGGGCCTGACCGTGTACGGCGTGGCGCCCTACAAAATCACCAATGAGGAAGTGCTGGCCGAAATGGCCTACCTGGAAAACCAGTTTGGCTTCCGGGTGCAGTACAACCAGCCTATTACTTCGCGCCGGGAGCTGGAGGCGCTGGAGGAATCCTACGACGCCATTTTCCTGGGCATCGGCCTGGGCGCCACCAACCCGCTGTTGCTGCCCGGCGAGGAGCGCCACAACTGCGTGGGCGCGGTAGAATTCATCGAGCAGCTGCGCATGCGCCACCACCAAACCGCCGTCGGGCGCAAGGTCATCGTGCTCGGCGGCGGCAATACCGCTATGGATGCCGCTTCGGAGTCGGCGCGCATGGGCGCGGAGGACGTAATTCTGGCCTACCGTCGCGGCAAGGAGGAAATGGGCGCCTATGAGTTTGAGTACGACCTGGCCAAGGGCGTGGGCGTGAAAGGCTTGTTCAACGTGGCCCCGGTCGAAATTGTGGGCAACGGCAAGGTGGAAGGCGTCCGGTTTATCCGCACGGCCACGCTCAACGGGCAGGTGCAGGTGGTGCCCGGCAGTGAGTTTGTGGAAAGCTGCGACATGGTCATCAAGGCCACGGGGCAGGCCAAGCAAACCCAGCTGCTGAGCCTGATTCCGGGCTTGCAGGTCGACAACAAGGGCCGCATCGTGGCCGATGAGCGCACCGGGCAAACCACTAATCCCAAGTACTTTACCTCCGGCGACGCCCGCAACGGTGGGGCCGAAGTAGTCAATGCCTCGGCCGAAGCCAAAGCCACGGCCCGCGGCATTCACGCCTTTCTTTCCTGCTAA
- the rfbF gene encoding glucose-1-phosphate cytidylyltransferase has product MKAVILAGGYGTRISEESGVRPKPMVEIGGKPILWHIMKIYSHHGIRDFVVCCGYKGHMIKQYFSDYFLHNSDVTFRMDRNEMQIHRSNAEPWTVTLVDTGQETMTGGRLRRVKEHLDNETFCLTYGDGVGNVDIQAAIRHHQEQGALATLTAVRQPGRFGVFSLGDESSRISNFMEKPEGGETPWINGGFFVLEPAVFDYIDSDDTVWEKGPLERLAADGALAAYRHTGFWQPMDTLRDRNMLEEMWSTGKAQWKIWGNTVATPDPVLTDILTSAVAAPAGQRVAAPTLLPNA; this is encoded by the coding sequence ATGAAAGCAGTCATTCTTGCGGGCGGCTATGGCACCCGAATCAGCGAAGAAAGCGGCGTACGCCCCAAACCCATGGTGGAAATTGGCGGTAAGCCCATTCTCTGGCACATTATGAAGATTTATTCCCACCACGGTATCCGGGACTTCGTGGTGTGCTGCGGCTACAAAGGCCATATGATTAAACAGTACTTCTCGGACTATTTCTTGCATAACTCCGATGTGACGTTTCGGATGGACCGCAACGAAATGCAGATTCACCGCAGCAATGCCGAGCCCTGGACCGTGACGCTGGTCGATACCGGGCAGGAAACCATGACCGGCGGCCGTTTGCGCCGCGTCAAGGAGCACCTCGACAACGAAACCTTCTGCCTGACCTACGGCGACGGGGTCGGCAACGTCGATATTCAGGCCGCCATCCGCCACCACCAGGAGCAGGGCGCTTTGGCCACGCTCACGGCCGTGCGGCAGCCGGGCCGCTTCGGAGTTTTCTCGCTCGGCGACGAATCTAGCCGCATTTCCAACTTCATGGAAAAGCCCGAAGGCGGCGAGACGCCCTGGATTAACGGAGGCTTCTTCGTGCTCGAGCCCGCCGTGTTCGACTACATCGACAGCGACGACACGGTCTGGGAAAAAGGCCCGCTGGAGCGCCTGGCCGCCGATGGGGCCCTGGCGGCTTACCGCCACACTGGCTTCTGGCAGCCCATGGACACGCTGCGCGACCGGAACATGCTGGAGGAAATGTGGAGCACGGGCAAGGCCCAGTGGAAAATTTGGGGGAATACCGTGGCGACGCCCGACCCCGTGCTGACCGACATCCTGACGTCGGCAGTGGCTGCCCCGGCCGGGCAGCGCGTAGCGGCCCCCACGCTGCTGCCCAACGCCTAA
- a CDS encoding nitrilase-related carbon-nitrogen hydrolase, with product MPRIVKSGLIQMSLPISEGEGTIAEIMEAMVQKHIPLIEEAGRQGVQILCLQEIFNTPYFCPGQDKAWYASAESVPGPTTDRMAEYAKKYNMVMIVPIYEREAAGFLYNTAAVIDADGTYLGKYRKNHIPHTSGFWEKFFFKPGNMGYPVFQTKYAKVGVYICYDRHFPDGARVLGLNGAEIVYNPSATVAGLSQYLWKLEQPAHAAANGYFMGCINRVGTEKPWNLGKFYGTSYFVDPRGQIFAQASEDNDELLISEFDLDEIDEVRATWQFFRDRRPETYEKLVEL from the coding sequence ATGCCAAGAATTGTTAAATCCGGGTTGATTCAGATGAGTCTGCCCATCAGTGAAGGCGAAGGCACCATTGCCGAAATCATGGAAGCCATGGTGCAGAAGCACATTCCGCTCATCGAAGAAGCCGGCCGCCAGGGCGTGCAGATTCTGTGCTTGCAGGAAATCTTCAACACCCCATATTTCTGCCCCGGCCAGGATAAAGCCTGGTACGCCTCGGCCGAATCGGTGCCCGGCCCCACCACGGACCGCATGGCCGAGTACGCCAAGAAGTACAACATGGTGATGATTGTGCCGATTTACGAGCGGGAAGCCGCCGGTTTCCTCTACAACACCGCCGCCGTTATCGACGCCGACGGCACCTACCTGGGCAAGTACCGCAAAAACCACATTCCCCACACCTCCGGCTTCTGGGAGAAGTTCTTCTTCAAGCCCGGCAACATGGGCTACCCCGTGTTCCAGACCAAGTACGCCAAAGTGGGTGTGTATATCTGCTACGACCGGCACTTCCCCGACGGGGCCCGGGTGCTGGGCCTCAACGGGGCCGAAATCGTCTACAACCCTTCGGCCACGGTGGCCGGCCTTTCGCAGTACCTCTGGAAGCTGGAGCAGCCGGCTCACGCGGCGGCCAACGGCTACTTCATGGGCTGCATCAACCGCGTCGGGACCGAGAAGCCCTGGAACCTGGGCAAATTCTACGGCACCAGCTACTTCGTGGACCCGCGCGGGCAGATTTTCGCCCAGGCCTCGGAGGACAACGACGAGCTGCTGATTTCCGAGTTCGACCTCGACGAAATTGACGAGGTGCGCGCCACCTGGCAGTTCTTCCGCGACCGGCGCCCCGAAACCTACGAAAAGCTGGTCGAGCTGTAA
- a CDS encoding aminotransferase class III-fold pyridoxal phosphate-dependent enzyme, with protein sequence METYTDTDKDQILQDNLEHTLFSWSKQAGLNPISAERAEGVYLWDRDGKRYIDFSSQLMNVNIGHGDQRVTEAVAAQMRELSYVYPGMITKARGDLGKKLAEITPANLTKAFFTLGGAEAIENAIKLARVYTGRHKIVTLYQSFHGASYGAISAGGDPRKFAVDSQAMPGVVHVENPYSYRCPWYSSTPEECAERAAAAMERIIQYENPGSVAAIILEGESGTSGCIKYPPTYWQRVRAICDKYGILLVADEVMSGFGRTGKWFGSDHHGVKVDLMCMAKGITAGYLPLGAVMVDEAIAKSFDDKPLPLGLTYSAHPVSCAAAVAVLDIYEQDNLLENTVTLGHYLDERMAQLIEQHPSIGDWRNTGLFGCIELVKNRETKEPMAPWNAAPNQMEIMNKVAAKIKELGMYTFVRWNYIFVAPPLSITKDELDEGLDIISQAIRVADEYVTQ encoded by the coding sequence ATGGAAACCTACACCGACACCGATAAAGACCAGATTCTGCAGGACAACCTGGAACACACGCTTTTTTCCTGGTCGAAACAGGCTGGCCTGAACCCGATAAGCGCCGAACGGGCCGAGGGCGTTTACCTCTGGGACCGGGACGGCAAGCGCTACATCGACTTTTCGTCCCAGCTAATGAACGTCAACATCGGGCACGGCGACCAGCGCGTAACCGAAGCCGTGGCGGCCCAGATGCGGGAGCTGAGCTACGTCTACCCGGGCATGATTACCAAGGCCCGCGGGGATTTGGGCAAGAAGCTCGCGGAAATCACGCCCGCCAACCTGACCAAGGCCTTTTTTACGCTGGGTGGGGCCGAGGCCATTGAAAACGCCATCAAGCTGGCCCGCGTCTACACCGGCCGCCACAAAATCGTGACCCTGTACCAGTCGTTTCACGGCGCTTCGTACGGGGCCATCAGCGCCGGCGGCGACCCGCGCAAGTTTGCCGTCGACAGCCAGGCTATGCCGGGCGTGGTCCACGTCGAAAACCCGTACTCCTACCGCTGCCCCTGGTACAGCAGCACGCCCGAAGAGTGTGCCGAGCGGGCCGCCGCGGCCATGGAGCGCATTATTCAGTACGAAAACCCGGGCAGCGTGGCCGCCATTATCCTGGAGGGCGAGTCGGGCACCTCGGGTTGTATCAAGTACCCGCCGACCTACTGGCAGCGGGTGCGCGCCATTTGCGACAAGTACGGCATCCTGCTCGTGGCCGACGAGGTGATGAGCGGCTTTGGGCGCACCGGCAAGTGGTTTGGCTCCGACCACCACGGCGTGAAAGTGGATTTGATGTGCATGGCCAAGGGCATTACCGCCGGCTACCTGCCCCTGGGCGCGGTGATGGTCGATGAAGCCATTGCCAAGTCCTTCGACGACAAGCCCCTGCCGCTGGGCCTGACCTACTCGGCCCACCCCGTATCCTGCGCCGCTGCCGTGGCCGTGCTGGATATTTACGAGCAAGACAACCTGCTCGAAAATACCGTCACGCTGGGCCATTACCTCGACGAGCGGATGGCCCAGCTGATCGAGCAGCACCCCAGCATCGGCGACTGGCGCAACACGGGCTTGTTTGGCTGCATCGAGCTGGTGAAAAACCGCGAAACCAAGGAGCCGATGGCGCCCTGGAACGCGGCCCCGAACCAGATGGAAATCATGAATAAGGTGGCCGCCAAAATCAAGGAGCTGGGCATGTACACCTTCGTGCGCTGGAACTACATTTTCGTGGCCCCGCCCCTGAGCATCACCAAGGACGAGCTGGATGAAGGCCTGGACATTATTTCCCAGGCCATCCGCGTCGCCGACGAGTACGTGACGCAGTAG